Within the Syngnathus scovelli strain Florida chromosome 6, RoL_Ssco_1.2, whole genome shotgun sequence genome, the region ATTTATATATGGTGAACAAAAGCTGcatacttgattttttttccccccctgtttTTCTTGCAGTGAAGTCCATGCTGCAGAGTCTGTTGCCTACCTCAACAGAGCTCTGGTCAAGTTGCGGGATATATGGGAAGAAATGGGAGTGTTAGAGGATCAACGGCTCCAAAGAACTAAAATGGTTCACATGCACATCAAAGTAGGATCACTGCGACAAGCGCTTAACAGTTTCTGTCAGTAGTCGCTGACTGACAGTGTGTCTGGTATGTCTGGATTCTTACGTGTGCTGCAGGGTATGCTGGATTTGATGATAGTCGAAGAAGAGGAGCTCAAAACGCGAGTCATTAAAAACATTGAAACTTACCGCCAAGAACTTGAACTTCTTTGCAGTGAACTTCAGATGCCCCCCTTTGAGGTACATTTGAACATAAAACTGACATTATTTTGAGTGACTCCACTACTGAACTGTTTCTAATATCAGCCGTTAAAATGGGTTGATGGATTCATAAGCCGGACTGGCCTTGTGCTAATATTCTGTTTGTGTGCCAAGGAGGAGGCCAACTGCACCATGTTGCAGATGGAGAAGAACTGTCGTACTGGTGTGGagcagatgaaggagcacaagaAGCAGAGAATGGACGATCTCAAGAGTCTTACTCTCAAAGATTGCGAACTGTGCGACATCATGTGCACCGCCCCCTTCAGCATCGACCAGGAATCGGTCCCGTCCATCAAGCAACTCGACGACTACCGGGCCCACGTTGATACCCTCACAAAGGAAAAGGTGTCGCTCATTTTCGTTTTTTATGATTAATGAATGATTTGCTCACTTATCTTAAaaccgtttttttgttttcaggagCGTCGTCAAAACGAATTTTTGAGCTTAAAGAAGGAAATAATCGCATGCATGGATGAGTTGGAGCATGAGCCCGAGACCGCTTTTGAAAAGGACGTGCTTTATGAGGATGAGGAGGTGTTCTGTCTCTCCACCGACAACATCAAAGCTCTTAAACTTCTCCTCAACCAGGTGACTTAACTGTCTCTCGTTTGACCTTCTCTTGATGTATGATGTCATAACACGGTGATTGCAACCTGTACTAGTTGCAAGAACGCAAGATGGAGAATGATGTGCTGTGTGCGACGCTCCGCACTAAAGCCCACGAACTGTGGGACAGGCTGAAGATCCGCCTGGAGGAGAGGGAGATCTTGTCCGAGCACATGATCAAGTCCAAGAAGAGCAACATTGAGGCTGTAAGAATTAATCAtcagtatttataaaaaaaaagttccccgCTGCAACAGTGTATGAATGCTTGTATTCAACGGCTGCAGCTCCAGGCTGAGGTCCAGCGTCTTGAATTGCTGAAACTCCAGAGTATGAAAAGCGTCATTGAGGCCATCAGAGCTGAGATCTCACTTTACTGGGACACATGCTTCTACAGCCAGGAACAGCGCCAAGCTTTTCTTCATTTTTACGATGGTGATTAGAGTTACAATGTCTCCTGCAATTATgtagacacatacacacaacatagACAGATATGATGCATAGACATATTTAGCACAATTAGCTGAGTTCCATTGTGTGCCAAATGAAGTTTCCAGTGATGGCAACAGTCGTGTTTGTCCACGCAGACGATTTCACAGAGGAGCTTCTCAATCTACACGAGGCAGAAATCAAAACGTTGAAGTGCTACTTTGAGGACCATAAAGAACTGTTTGAAGGCGTCACAAAATGGCAGGAGAACTGGGCTGTGTATTTGGAACTTGATGTGAGTATGTTGCATTGTTGGAAATATTAACATCTTTTGGGTGATATTTATGTGCTGGACATGACGTatggttttgggtttttttgtctCAGAGAAAAGCGAATGATGCGTCCCGGTTCAACAACAGAGGTGGAAATCTTCTGAAGGAGGAGAAGCAGCGGACTGACCTTCAGAAAAGTTTGCCCAAGGTACTGTGTAAAGCTGGCCCAAATTCTCCCACTGTGTACAAATACGTGTGGGTCAAGGTAGCAGTATTGATTCCACCT harbors:
- the LOC125970110 gene encoding protein regulator of cytokinesis 1 isoform X2, whose protein sequence is MRVSEVHAAESVAYLNRALVKLRDIWEEMGVLEDQRLQRTKMVHMHIKGMLDLMIVEEEELKTRVIKNIETYRQELELLCSELQMPPFEEEANCTMLQMEKNCRTGVEQMKEHKKQRMDDLKSLTLKDCELCDIMCTAPFSIDQESVPSIKQLDDYRAHVDTLTKEKERRQNEFLSLKKEIIACMDELEHEPETAFEKDVLYEDEEVFCLSTDNIKALKLLLNQLQERKMENDVLCATLRTKAHELWDRLKIRLEEREILSEHMIKSKKSNIEALQAEVQRLELLKLQSMKSVIEAIRAEISLYWDTCFYSQEQRQAFLHFYDDDFTEELLNLHEAEIKTLKCYFEDHKELFEGVTKWQENWAVYLELDRKANDASRFNNRGGNLLKEEKQRTDLQKSLPKLEKTLKAQIDSWELEQGKEFFVNGQKFLDYVQQQWEQHHIEKEKEKLERQLKKTKQTQEDMLYGTTVRTPSKRRIVGNATPIKHRKVGMSTIHTPNSFLTSGFGGTMCQPSMLRPPLSASGKRDLSKASKSNVKSGLLNSTVTQQ
- the LOC125970110 gene encoding protein regulator of cytokinesis 1 isoform X1, with translation MRVSEVHAAESVAYLNRALVKLRDIWEEMGVLEDQRLQRTKMVHMHIKGMLDLMIVEEEELKTRVIKNIETYRQELELLCSELQMPPFEEEANCTMLQMEKNCRTGVEQMKEHKKQRMDDLKSLTLKDCELCDIMCTAPFSIDQESVPSIKQLDDYRAHVDTLTKEKERRQNEFLSLKKEIIACMDELEHEPETAFEKDVLYEDEEVFCLSTDNIKALKLLLNQLQERKMENDVLCATLRTKAHELWDRLKIRLEEREILSEHMIKSKKSNIEALQAEVQRLELLKLQSMKSVIEAIRAEISLYWDTCFYSQEQRQAFLHFYDDDFTEELLNLHEAEIKTLKCYFEDHKELFEGVTKWQENWAVYLELDRKANDASRFNNRGGNLLKEEKQRTDLQKSLPKLEKTLKAQIDSWELEQGKEFFVNGQKFLDYVQQQWEQHHIEKEKEKLERQLKKTKQTQEDMLYGTTVRTPSKRRIVGNATPIKHRKVGMSTIHTPNSFLTSGFGGTMCQPSMLRPPLSASGKGLGLRTPGHAKSTRANKENINRNTPCGALKSQDIPDRTFNAFAGSYSEFARDLSKASKSNVKSGLLNSTVTQQ